The genomic DNA CGCTCATGCCTCCTCCCTGGGAGCCGCCATCTTGTGTGAAGAAGTAACAACTAAACATGGCGGCAACGGCGGTCGGGCGAGGGGGCGGAGTCAGGCTACGTCactgtttcccccccccccaccccccgccctcgCACGGCTTCTCAGAGCCAAGGCCTCTTAAAGGACCCCCGCGCTGCCCCGGGCCGAGGGCCCAGGTCCACCGCGCGCCTAGCTAGGGCTCAGGCCGCTCTCGGGTCAGGCGCAGGCGCGCCCAGCCCCGcggcccaccccctccccccccattgcGCCCTCACGCCTCCGCCCTGGGAGCCGCCATCTTGCCACTTCCCTTCGCCCGGCCGTCCACGGGCGTCAATAGCGACTTTCAGCACAAAACAAAGATGGCGGTTGAGGCCTCTGGTGAATGCCCGGATGAGGATGCCTCAAACGAGCTCGGCCCCGCCCCCCCTGGGAACATTCCCCCGGGTCGTTTAAGGAACACACGCCCGAGGAGTTGCCTTTAACTAGcagtggggacagggcagaggctgCTGGGGACGGCCGACGGGAAACGTTAGAGCTGCAGCTCGGGCCGAAGAGTGCACATGTTTCCGCTCCCCACACCCAGGGGCCGCGGGAGAAGCGGCCCAAGACACGCCGCGGGGGGAGTCGGAGGCGGGGCGAGTGGGCGGTGACGCAGCCGGCTCCCAGGctcgcccgccccgcccccgagcGCCGGCGCCACCGCCCGCGCTCTAACGAAAGGAGACGCGCCGCGCGCCCGGGCCCGCTCCCCGTCCCCCGCCCCGCCGGCTGCAGGGCGGGCGGCCAGGCCGGCGGTACCCGAGCCGAGCGGGCGGGCGCGGGAGAGCTCCGTGTCGCCCCGCGTCACCTCGCGTCACCCCGCGTCACCCCGCTCCGCCTGCTTCCCAGAGCccggcgccccgccccgcgcgcagGCGCAGGGCCGCTTCTCGGGTCCGCCCTTTCCCGAGATTTGAATTTTCCCCAGCCGAGATAGAGAGGCAAATACCCGGATGGTGATCGCTGGCCTTTTCGCGCCAATACTGTAAGTTCTCGTAGCAACCTTAAGAGGTGGGTACCGGCATCGCCCCCATGTGCCAAATCTTGCAGGAGGCCGGCGGGTGGCTGCACGGTCATCTGCACTGGCAGAGACTCAGGCTGTAGTGCAGGGGCCCTGAGCTGGTGTCTGTGAGCTTGAGGCAACCACAGAGgatttttccactttctctcagctttatttcatttttattttccccaaccCCGAGTTGAAATTTGGCGTTTCCCGCAACTACGAATATAGGCCACAGAGCACACACAGAGTGTTAGCCTGGTGGCTTTGTCACCAATGGAAGTGACACCATTTCAGATCACTTAGCTTTTGTTGTAGTCATCTTGAAATGAACTCAAGTACAAGACCTGCCCGTACGTCCTGTCATTTAACTTACCAGTAAAGAAGCACATATATTACCATAtcacacattttccaaaatattttcataccatCTCTCGACCCGTTAAGTTTATGGTGTAactctgtttctatgtatttggAAGCATTTGTTTGGGAAAGGCCACAGAGACCTGTGGTGGCCAGAGGACAAGAGCCCTGGCCTGTATATGGGTGTGCCGCCAATTGCCCTACATGACCTTGGGTATTCACCTCCCCTCTATGGCCCCGAGTCCCTCCCCGTAAAATAAGGAAGGTGAGCTGCTGGTTTCCAAAGACCTTGACTGAATTCAGCAGTTCTCTCCCTGGAGTTCAGGAGTCACTGGAGTTGTTCGAGGCTTCTTGGGTATCCTGGTGTCCCAGAGTGACCTCACCTGCAAGGGATGTCCCACATTACAGCCCTCAAGCTGGCACCCCCTTATCTGCAGAAAGGCAGCAAGGGTGGTCGGGACAGTCAGGGACACAACAAGCAGTGGTCATAAATGCCACAGGGAAGAAGCCAGCACTGTGACAGGTGACAGTGGCTCCTGCATAAATGCATATAGCCGCGGGAAGCAGGGGAGAGTGAGGAACATGTGTTAACCCCTTAGCCAGGATATCGTCCTGCTTTGCAGAACTTCTCCAAAAGACTCCACAACTGTGGGCCAGTGCCTTTGGCCtttgtgtgccaggtgctgggggaaTCTGTAAAGAACTTTGAGGGTCATGTCACAAGGGTCATGGCAGGAGCCATGGTGTATGGAGGAGCTAGGCCATAAAGTACCCAGCCTGGTCTCCTTGGTGGACTTGGGAAATTGGTTGGATGACATGTCACTTTCAGCTTGCACAAGGGCTCGGGTGGACTCTGCCCAGCAGCCAGAGAGAGGAGTCACTCTCCACGCCCTTCCTGGACCTTCTCTATCAAGCTGACAGTGTTTTGCTCCTGTCCCCGCCTCTTACCCGTGCTTGCTGGCAGACGGGAGGGTCAGGCTAGCGCAGGTCCCAAAGGCCTGGCACTTCATGCCACAGAGCCGGGCCCCGGATAGGTGCAGGTGAGCTGTCCCGGCTGGAGTCAGCAGCTGAGTGGGGAAGCCGCTGCAAGAGAATGGCAGCCGAGTGGAAAGTGTCAGCAGAcgtgaggcaggagggaaggcgGCCTGCAGAATCTCACTCTGGGCAGGACAGACCGGGCCTAGGGAGCTTTCAGGACTCCAGCGGGAGGGCACTTGGACGTGTGGCCGAGAGACTGGGACGTGATCACGCGTGGAGTAGAGAGCCAGCCACCAAAAGGTGTTAAGCGGGACTGGCACGATCCACTCCGGGGGCGCTCTTGCGGAatgtgctgggggcggggggggaggggggctgtcgTGCACAGACCACATTAGCAGTGGGCAGCCTGGGAACGGGAGCCCCAGGACAGACCTAGCCCCCTGGACCCAGAGGCTCTTAGGGAAAGAGCTGGGGCGGGCGTGGACCGCAAGCTGAGGCGGAGGCTCACGCTCAGTGAGGAGCTGTAGAGTCAGTATGAGGGCTCTGGTTCACTGGGGGAAATGCTGGGCCCCATGGTCCTCCTTAACAACGGACCCCTGAGGCAGGACGGGAGCAGGAAAGGCCAGCAGCACCGTCCCCAGAAAATAGAGGTGGCTGCCCAGGGCCACGTGAAAAGCGAAATGGTAATGTGCCAGTGAAAGCATAGGAAGGACAGAGACATGTGGGCTTTGTGCTTGCGTGGCCGTGAATTGAAATTGAGCCGGTATTCACAGAGCTTGGGAAGGAGAGCGGGGAGTCagaccctgccctgccctttcaGGGCCTGCTTGTTGCAGGGGGAAATGGAGCTGTGCCTCAAAAACAAAAGGTGCTAAGTGGTCTCCACCTGTAAGAATTTAGTCCGCACGAGGACTGCTCCTGGAGGTACTGGAGGCATCGCCATTCTACACGTGTGCAAACGGGGGCCCAGACCGGTgaaggcccaaggtcacacaattagcAGGTGTGGGGAGCCGGAGTTTGAACACAGGCagtccctctcttccccaccggCCTGCCGTTTTGGCTTTGAGTCATTTTCAGAGCGCGGAACCTTTTCTCTGTTCCATGGCAACATGCTTCTAGGCTACTGGGCCAAGTCACAGCGCAGCTGGCCCCAGAGCAGTTGACAGTCATGATAACTGCATGTTCTTTTTAAACTGTCTGCTTCTCCAACTGCAGGAAATGGAAGCTTTATTGTGGGCCAAGGGAAGCAGGGGATTTGGGATGGTGTGGCGCTTCGGGGCAGGGCAGGAAGGCCCACCCGGCAGatgcccttcctcctcccgctgtcctctcccccccttccttcccctcctcctgccccctcccctcctcctcctctcgcACCGCCCCATCCCTTGCCTTGGATCCTGGAACTTGGACCACAGGGAATGGTGTCAAACTGGGTATTTGGTGAAAAGGGCTTGGGGCCAGCTGGAAACTTCAACATTTATGACACCACTGAGGCAGGGAAGCCCATTCTGAGTTGTAGCAACAGTCCTAGGAAAGGTTGAAGTGTGTAAATGCAGCGGCTCTAAGGGAAGTAGGGCGGTGAGCCGGGTGTTACGGTACACAGATGAAGGACTGAAGGACAGAGCGCCTGGGTGTCAGGAGAGAAAGGCACGAAACCTCTAGGGGAGATCTAGATGATTCTAGAAGCCATGATTCTGGAAGCCATGAGTAAGAAGGTGAACATGCTGTGGGTAGCGCttcacttttatttctggttggttttctttctttcattttttaagtttttaagttttttttattttttgagagagcaggtgagcagaggaggggcagcgagagagagagagagagagagagagagggagagggagagggagagggaatccaagcaggctccgcaccgtcagcacggacttggggctcgaagtcaggaacagcgagatcatgacctgagccggggtcggtggcttaacccactgagccccccaggcgccccctggatgGTTTTCTTTCTAACCACCCTCTTTTTGTAACCACAGAGGAAAAAGGCAGAACGCCCTTCCACTTCTGCTCCCCAGTCGGCGGAGCCACGGCTGGCCCAGCGAGGGGGGCCGGGGCGCGTTGCTTGGCGGAAGCCGAGTGTGTGAGTTCCGACCTGCCGGTCACGCCTGCGGTTCCCATGCAGCCCGAGTCCACGCGGGCGCTGTGCCACGTGGCTGTGGCCAGCTGCTTCTGCCTGGCCGTCGTCTACGCGGGGGTTTTCGACGGCGTCTCCATTCAAGTGGGCTACGAACACTACGCTGAAGCCCCGGTCGCCGGCCTCCCCGTCTTCCTGGCCATGCCCTTCAACTCACTCGTTAACGTGGCCTACGTGCTCCTGGGGGTGTACTGGCTGCGGAGGAAGGCGGTTCCCTTGGGGCACCCCGTGCACGCGCGGAGGGCTCGCTACCTGAAGGACGTGTTCGCCGCCATGGCCCTGGTGTACGGCCCGGTGCAGTGGCTGCGGGTCGCCACGCAGACGCACCGCGCCGCCGTGCTGGACCAGTGGCTCACGTTGCCCATCTTCGCGTGGCCCGCGGCCTGGTGCCTCTCCCTGGACAGGGGCTGGAGGCCCGGCCTGTTCCTGGCCATCGAGGGCCTCTCCCTCGGCAGTTACGGCCTCGCCTGGCTGCACCCCTGCGGCTTTGAGGCCGCGCTGGCCGCACACATCGCGGCGGCCGTGGGCCGGGCCCTGCACGCTCACGGGCGCCACGGCGGCGCCTCCTCGGGAAGGCACTTGGCGCTGGGCGTGCTGTCCTGCGCGGGCTTCGTGGGCCTCAAGCTGTGTGACCACCAGCTCGCTCGGTGGCGTCTCTTCCAGCGGCTCACGGGCCACTTCTGGTCCAAAGTGTGTGATGTGCTCCAGTTCCACTGCGCCTTCTTGTTTCTGACCGGTTTAAACACCGGCCGGAGACTTCCTCCGGGTGGGAAGGCGCGTTAAAGCGCGGAGAGAAGCCGCTTCCAGCCACCGATCGCCGCCGTGTCGCCGGTGTGACAGATGCGAGGGCTCCGCGGAGGGCCGTCCCTTCCTCCGAAGCCACGGGCTTCGGTACTTAGGGGTGAGATGTTATGCTGTGTGCCACTTActttcaaagagagagagcagatagCTAAGTGCAGGGGGTTCAGGGCCTCATCGTCCTGCTCTTGTAACTCTTCTGTACTTTGAAATGCTTTCCAAATAAAACGTGGGGGTAAAACGAGCCCGAGAAATCCATCACTCTCGTGGCGGCAGGGGAACGTTTGTCTGCAGTGGCTTCGCGGTTCAGGTCACGTCCGTGGGCTGCTGACGGGGAGACTGAGTCACAAACCCATGCTGAGCAGGCCGATGTGGCATCGGTGACGGCCGTGCTGACAGCAGGTCACACGGAAGGAGCCACGTCACCGCAGACCCTTCACGGAACAAGACAGGGCCGTCCGGATGAAGAAACACAGGTGTCAAAAGTTGAATTCTCAACGCAACGTTGCCCTCAGAGCCAGGGTGTGGCTCAGATGTCCTCCGCAGCAGTGGTTACTGAAGTGTCACGTGTCTGTTTCCATGGAGAGACCCAGAGCAGGGCATGAGCCAGCCCCACACCCCTGCCGTCCCAGGCCCTCAGGAACCACGGTCTCCTGATGGCGTGTCAGGCAGGGCCCCGGGGTGGGCATCTTGaaaccgacccccccccccccccccgtgcttcTCGTGCAGACAACAGTGTCCGAAGCAGCGAGCCCAGGGGTGACACTGTGGCCGAAGAGAAGCTGAGGGTTTCTGCTCTCTTCGGACCCTTGAAGGCCATGCTGTTCGTGTCCCTTCTTCCGCTTGTTAAcgtgctcttttttttccatttttttgatgTGCTCTTTAGACGCCTGTTTTATACCCCGCTGAGAGGCGTTCAGTCCGTAGAAACAGAGGTGAAGACAGCGTTCGAGAGGACACTGTGTTCCTTCCAAACGGCCTCTCGGGACGGGCTGCCTACACGCACCCACTCCGTGTCCCCCCAGGCCCCTCTTCCTGGAGCCTGCGGGTTGCCATGTGGACCATTGCTGTGGAAACCGGGTCCCCGTACTGGATGTTCTGTCCCAGCTGGGCACCCCACGAGCAGGCAGTGGGTCCTGACCAGGCCACCGCCCGAAGAACCCCACAGGTGGGGGCCCACGCGCGTTGCCTCTGCTTGGGCAGCGGCCAGCTgagctctgcccctcccgcaaGGCCTGGGCGGATGGTGTGGCCCGGCCCGGGGTCTGGGGCCCAGAGGCGGGACGCGCCAGTGCGTGAGGAACAGGCTGGCATCTGCTTGGGGAAACAGCTTTGTTCCGTGGCAGTGTGTTAAAGGCTCCGGATGCCTTAGAAGGGGAACAGCGCTCTGGGGGTCGCCAGGACGGCCACCCTTCCCTCaggccagagggaggaaggaccGGGAGATGTGTGTCCTGCGTCCTGTGTCCCGTCCTGCGGGGGGGCCCGGtgagaggtgagggtgggtgggcggagggagaggggacCAGGGTCTCATGTGGGGTGGGTTGCTCTCGGCAGCTGTTTCTGTCACCAACGGGGCGGGTCCCCTGAGAAGTGTCGGGGTTCTGCATAGCTGTGTTCATCCCACACCTTTGAGCggtaacttttcattttgttccatttcatttttaccaATACTTATTTAATAAGTAAGCCTGAGAACCTTCTGGTTTTCATTCCACTCCTGTGTCAGGCTGGGTCCCCACAGGAAACAGGTGGCAGGCTCAGATTAGGGTGATTCAGGACAGTTTCATGGAGAACTGTGCACGCCGCTGGGGGGCCCGGGGGGCCCtggcgtggggggggggctgcaccCAAGGGGACACGGGAGGGTGTGGGGACCTCCAGAAACCTGAACCCCCCTATCCTGCTGGTCTCTGTCCAAGGTTATCTGATAAAACGCAGCAGCACAAATGATGTTTCAGTTGCAGCCTGTCCCAAATACCACATGCTTGTAGTAAGAaaattgtttcattatttatcccaaattcacatttaactgggtatcttgtctttttatttgctaAGTCAGCTGATCCAAGCAAAGCCAGAGGGTGGGAAACTTCTGTTCCTCAGCCCAACCCCTGGGTTGGGGCCCCTGGAGGAAGAAAGCAGGtggctgtgccccccccccccgccctccccctgcccctgcccactgaGCTCTGCcgcccttccctcttctccttggCCCTGTTGGCAGTGTGGCGTCCCTCTGCCCGCTGAGAAGCTGGTGGTCACTAGAGGGGCCCTCTCCCTGCTTTGGGCCTAAACGGTTCAGAGGTCCCAAAGCTGGGAGGGATCTCGGAAACCGTCTGCCCCAACTCCCTCACTTCACAGAAACTGA from Leopardus geoffroyi isolate Oge1 chromosome X, O.geoffroyi_Oge1_pat1.0, whole genome shotgun sequence includes the following:
- the TMEM187 gene encoding transmembrane protein 187; the protein is MQPESTRALCHVAVASCFCLAVVYAGVFDGVSIQVGYEHYAEAPVAGLPVFLAMPFNSLVNVAYVLLGVYWLRRKAVPLGHPVHARRARYLKDVFAAMALVYGPVQWLRVATQTHRAAVLDQWLTLPIFAWPAAWCLSLDRGWRPGLFLAIEGLSLGSYGLAWLHPCGFEAALAAHIAAAVGRALHAHGRHGGASSGRHLALGVLSCAGFVGLKLCDHQLARWRLFQRLTGHFWSKVCDVLQFHCAFLFLTGLNTGRRLPPGGKAR